The sequence TCCAAAACTTCTTGTATCGAAATTCTTGTTCATCTTCTGAATAGTCTACAGGAATCGTTATATCAATTCCAGAGatattcttctttgaataataatcaatttcatcatCGTAGCGGATTTTATCACTCAATATATTAACAGCTTTCTCATAAGGATCATAATCAACATTATTTACATTAAAACTTACTTGGCTCTCCACCTCCCCACACACAACCTCGATAAAACCaatataaagaaataatacCCAAGAATGCAACATAATCATTTTTGAAGTAAAATTCTATGGATACTTAAAATTCATATAACTCTCGCCAGTATGTGGCTTTACACACTTCCAAACACCAACATATGTAGGAAAAATAGATTGGAAATGTAATTATATGGTGTCTTGAGTGTATTCTATCCAAATATACTTCAATAGAGCTACCTTTAACTTAAACTTTAAGCTAAGAAGCGAAAATTTAGGATTCTTGtttttgatgataataCGAATACGTTAAAATTGAAGGATTCTTCTACTTTTGgaaagatatataaatggCTGGAAGGTAAATTGGAACATTAAATTAGTCGTAGTTACTATTCGGCATGTATTAGTGTAGCTGTGTgatcaattgattaatatAAGTGAGGTGAGAGTGTTAGAGTAaagttaaataaatcaatatcgATTGTGTTTTTCCTACTTGAATGGTATCTTAGATTCATAAATGAAAATCAAATGGACATGCAATTGCTGTAAGGAAAGAAACCATTATAATGGGAATGATGCCCAACAGTATGgtattgatttttcaagGTTAAATCTGTGCAGAAAATGCCATAAAATTAGTTGTGATTCCTGCCAGTTATTTCAAGATTATGAAAAATTCTGTCCTTATTGTTGCAGGAATAATAAGGTTCCAGATTGTGCTGACGGTAGCAGATTATCATTTGAGGAACGTTATTGTCAGGAAATATGTTATGACGAATATTGTACCAATGGCTGTTTCCAATGTCCCAAGTGTAATAATTCCTTGGCTTTGTCATTATGTAAAAATGAACGTTTGAAGGATCCAAATGGAAAAACGATAAGTTTTCAATGTTATTGTTGCTCTTGGTCATGGTCAACTGAACTGCCAGGTAATGTGAAGTTGTTATCtaaacatattttttctttacaCTTAAACTTGGATCCTAAGTTTCAAAGATTTAAACAACTGTCTAATATTTATCTAAACGATAGCTCAGATTGCAGTAATAATGATCCATCATATTCCGTAAAAGACATCTATTTGAAGCAAGGAGATTTACAATCTGCTAGAGGGTTATTGGACATAATTAACAACAAAAAAGAGACTTCTTTTAATACTTCTTCTACTGTCTTATTAAACGATCAATTTCCTCATCAAAACCTTTATGACGATACCAACACTTCTTTACCAGAACTTTCAAAGTTAGTAATGAagtttgaatataaatgtCCTCATTGTGAAGAAACTATACTTAAACCATCTTCAGAGCTCTACTCAAGTGATAATACTTATGAATCATTTGCATTTACACAATTGCCAACAATAGAAGTAAGTGCTATTAAAGATCTGAAGCAAGACTTAGtgttgataatgaaaaatattgaagataatCTTAATGATTTCGTTCAAGCAGAAATTATTACTAGTGATAACATTCAATTAtctcaaaataaatttattttcatgaAGTCCACTGGTGACAAATTGCAAgataaaagtaaatattaTGCTGAATTAATGAGCTACCTAGAAGGACTACCGTCGTTCGATTTGAACCTTTGTGACAATGTCAATAACAAATTTGTTCGCATAGAGAAGCAAAGAAGATTAGCcaaaaacaataacatAGCAGTCATGAATAATGCCAATTCTCCTATGaattataaagaagaatcaGATCGATATATTGTAAGtccaataaaaatattgacaGAAACtgcattaaataaattacttgtaaaatataaattcaaaacttATGAAGTTTCACTAGAATGCATACTAAAATGATTGAAGCTTTCGGATATGTACACATGTAACTGTAAATAGCTTAATATTACTTTATGGGTTAATATACagatataatttatataagctttaaaatatcgttatattattgttattaacaTAGTTTTTACTAATTTTACTATAAATTCCTTAATGTTCTTATAAGTCAATCAAACTAACGCcttgattattattttgttgttgttgctgctgATATTGCTGCTGCTGTGGTTGATTACCAAACCCATAACCGGTTTGAGTTGGTATGATATTTGAACTTGGCAAGCCAGTGTATTGGTTGGATAAGAATGGGTTAACTTTTGATTCGCCCGATTGTTGTCTATAACCAGTACCTTGAGAATTGATGAATGTTCCAGTTTGCGTATGTTGAGCAGGTATACGTGTTTCACCAGTGTTACCGAATGTATCTATACCTGTACCAGAGGCCAATAATTGgtttaattcattatatttgtttgtCATTTCTTTGTTACCAGTTCTATTTTGTTGCAATGGTTGTTGTACAGGCTGTTGCACGGGTTGTTGAATTTCTATTTGTTCTGGTAGTTTAGCAGGTTGATAAGATTGAGCTTGTGGTTTGGTGAAATCTGGCAATTCTGAAGCTGCTTGtacattattattgtttgttTGTTGATTATTCAATGCGAATGGGTTGTTTGAACCGGTTTGCATTGGCAtttgctgttgctgttgcaTCATTGCCTGCTGCTGAGCCAAATAGGAGGcttgttgttgctgttgagctaataaaaattgttgttgttgcaaTAACATTTcttgctgttgttgttgcgCTAGCAAGTCCTGTTGCTTTTGTTGTAGTAACCATTCGTTTTGTTGTTGCTTTTGTAATTGATCTTGTTGCATTTGATATTGGAGATATTCCTCATAAGAGATTGGATTGCCGAATACATCATAGTAAACaggttgttgttgctgcaTATGCATGCTACTTTGTAATTCTTGTaatcttttcaattcttcttcttctttcgACAATTGTAAAGCTGCTTGCAAATCGGAATCGTCCTGGTTCAACCTTCTTTTCCTCTCGTCTTCTTCTGCAGTTCTCCTACTCTCTTCCAAGGCTCTTTGCAAATCCTCGTCACTTCCATTACGGGCAGGAGGACGACGGTTTCTATTACGATCACGTCTGTTGTTCAACCTTCTCTCCTCTCTCAACCTTTCATCGTCCATCAAAAGCGCAGTCAACTCTTTAGCTTTGACCCTAATGATCTGACCTTGATCTACACCACCAGAATTCTCATCTTCGTACCTAAACTCCGTCAATGTTTTAATCAGATACAAATTCTCCTTACACCACAACACACAATTCTCACTACCAAACCTAACCAAATAGTCCAAAACTGTCAACGACTTGGCAATATGCTTCCAGTACTTACCTTTATCATTCAATCTCTTGTCTAACATATCCATGATCTCGAAAAAATCCGCAGAATCGTAAGTCTTCTCAGCAATGTCTGCCAAGAGGTCGATATTAGGGCCCGTGCCCTCATTTGCAGTCGCATTACGCACCAACACCTGCGTCGACGAGTAACC comes from Tetrapisispora phaffii CBS 4417 chromosome 4, complete genome and encodes:
- the TPHA0D04550 gene encoding uncharacterized protein (ancestral locus Anc_7.340), which translates into the protein MKIKWTCNCCKERNHYNGNDAQQYGIDFSRLNLCRKCHKISCDSCQLFQDYEKFCPYCCRNNKVPDCADGSRLSFEERYCQEICYDEYCTNGCFQCPKCNNSLALSLCKNERLKDPNGKTISFQCYCCSWSWSTELPGNVKLLSKHIFSLHLNLDPKFQRFKQLSNIYLNDSSDCSNNDPSYSVKDIYLKQGDLQSARGLLDIINNKKETSFNTSSTVLLNDQFPHQNLYDDTNTSLPELSKLVMKFEYKCPHCEETILKPSSELYSSDNTYESFAFTQLPTIEVSAIKDLKQDLVLIMKNIEDNLNDFVQAEIITSDNIQLSQNKFIFMKSTGDKLQDKSKYYAELMSYLEGLPSFDLNLCDNVNNKFVRIEKQRRLAKNNNIAVMNNANSPMNYKEESDRYIVSPIKILTETALNKLLVKYKFKTYEVSLECILK
- the TPHA0D04560 gene encoding ENTH domain-containing protein (similar to Saccharomyces cerevisiae ENT1 (YDL161W) and ENT2 (YLR206W); ancestral locus Anc_7.342), with protein sequence MSNQFVRSMKNVVKGYSSTQVLVRNATANEGTGPNIDLLADIAEKTYDSADFFEIMDMLDKRLNDKGKYWKHIAKSLTVLDYLVRFGSENCVLWCKENLYLIKTLTEFRYEDENSGGVDQGQIIRVKAKELTALLMDDERLREERRLNNRRDRNRNRRPPARNGSDEDLQRALEESRRTAEEDERKRRLNQDDSDLQAALQLSKEEEELKRLQELQSSMHMQQQQPVYYDVFGNPISYEEYLQYQMQQDQLQKQQQNEWLLQQKQQDLLAQQQQQEMLLQQQQFLLAQQQQQASYLAQQQAMMQQQQQMPMQTGSNNPFALNNQQTNNNNVQAASELPDFTKPQAQSYQPAKLPEQIEIQQPVQQPVQQPLQQNRTGNKEMTNKYNELNQLLASGTGIDTFGNTGETRIPAQHTQTGTFINSQGTGYRQQSGESKVNPFLSNQYTGLPSSNIIPTQTGYGFGNQPQQQQYQQQQQQNNNQGVSLIDL